Proteins encoded within one genomic window of Jiangella mangrovi:
- a CDS encoding hydantoinase/oxoprolinase family protein yields MDTGLTVGIDIGGTFTDVVALGADGTLTTTKAATTPGALEEGVLTGVADLAAAHGQSVEEFLGRVRYVKHGSTVATNALLTGRGVRVGLLTTAGFEDTPLIMRAVGRVDGLSDEQIRHVASVTKPEPLVARQRILGVHERIDSQGKVVVPMRDEQVLAAAERLVTAEGAQALAISFLNSWANPVHERRAAELIRSSGVTRDVYLSTGHELSQRAGEYARTNSAVANSSVGPVVNTYLRRLNDRLRADGFTGAFLIMQGNGGLADWQSIRPIDMLQSGPAGGMRASQVFAGRLGHTQVLTGDMGGTSFDVGLVVNGSFGYADEPVFDRYRLALPLADVKSIGAGGGTIARYDDGAGLRVGPDSAGSDPGPACYGRGGELPTVTDTNVIIGVIDPENFLGGRQTLDRDRAFAALEEHVARPMGRDIQEAAAGILQVTDNRLGDILRREVVQSGYLPEDFVIYSFGGAGGAHAAQYARILGVHRVYVFRQASVFSALGIAMADIVSTRVASCKLLLTQSLQQVVGRVDELREELVHTVRGSLSDLGDTAADDLDFEMFLGMRFLRQSSHVEVAYPVELLESRDVDGLERAFRTKYTAMYGEGTDGAREDIEVSSIRLDAIHRVPKPLIVPPPAAGGPAERRSRVVHLAGGPAPVDVADLDSLTGGTWLAGPAVIEATDTTVLVPADSRAYVDDFRTVVVHVGTCPDSCGAAAGDETGAN; encoded by the coding sequence GTGGACACAGGACTGACGGTCGGGATCGACATCGGCGGCACCTTCACCGACGTCGTCGCGCTGGGCGCCGACGGCACGCTGACCACGACCAAGGCCGCCACCACGCCCGGCGCGCTGGAGGAGGGCGTGCTCACCGGCGTGGCGGACCTCGCCGCCGCGCACGGCCAGAGCGTCGAGGAGTTCCTGGGCCGGGTGCGCTACGTCAAGCACGGCAGCACGGTGGCGACGAATGCGCTGCTCACCGGCCGTGGCGTGCGGGTGGGCCTGCTGACGACGGCGGGCTTCGAGGACACCCCGCTCATCATGCGCGCCGTCGGGCGCGTCGACGGCCTCTCCGACGAGCAGATCCGCCACGTCGCCTCCGTCACCAAGCCCGAGCCGCTGGTCGCGCGGCAGCGCATCCTCGGCGTGCACGAGCGGATCGACTCGCAGGGCAAGGTCGTCGTCCCGATGCGCGACGAGCAGGTGCTGGCAGCGGCGGAGCGCCTCGTGACCGCCGAGGGCGCGCAGGCGCTGGCGATCAGCTTCCTCAACTCGTGGGCGAACCCGGTGCACGAGCGCCGCGCCGCCGAGCTGATCCGCTCGTCCGGCGTCACCCGCGACGTCTACCTCAGCACCGGCCACGAGCTGAGCCAGCGGGCCGGCGAGTACGCCCGCACGAACTCCGCCGTCGCCAACAGCTCGGTCGGACCCGTCGTCAACACCTATCTGCGCCGGCTCAACGACCGGCTCCGCGCCGACGGGTTCACCGGCGCGTTCCTCATCATGCAGGGCAACGGCGGTCTCGCCGACTGGCAGAGCATCCGGCCCATCGACATGCTGCAGTCCGGGCCGGCCGGCGGCATGCGGGCCAGCCAGGTCTTCGCCGGCCGACTCGGCCACACCCAGGTGCTCACCGGCGACATGGGCGGCACCAGCTTCGACGTCGGGCTGGTGGTCAACGGCTCGTTCGGGTACGCCGACGAGCCGGTGTTCGACCGGTACCGCCTCGCGCTGCCGCTCGCCGACGTCAAGTCGATCGGCGCCGGCGGCGGGACCATCGCCCGCTACGACGACGGCGCCGGCCTGCGGGTGGGCCCTGACAGCGCGGGCTCGGACCCCGGGCCGGCCTGCTACGGGCGCGGCGGCGAGCTGCCCACCGTCACCGACACCAACGTCATCATCGGCGTCATCGACCCCGAGAACTTCCTCGGCGGGCGGCAGACGCTCGACCGCGACCGGGCGTTCGCGGCGCTGGAGGAGCACGTCGCGCGGCCGATGGGCCGCGACATCCAGGAGGCGGCGGCCGGGATCCTGCAGGTCACCGACAACCGGCTGGGCGACATCCTGCGCCGCGAGGTGGTGCAGAGCGGCTACCTGCCCGAGGACTTCGTCATCTACTCCTTCGGCGGCGCCGGGGGCGCCCACGCGGCCCAGTACGCCCGGATCCTCGGGGTGCACCGCGTGTACGTGTTCCGGCAGGCCTCGGTGTTCTCCGCGCTGGGCATCGCGATGGCCGACATCGTGTCCACGCGGGTGGCGTCGTGCAAGCTGCTGCTCACGCAGTCGCTGCAGCAGGTCGTCGGGCGCGTCGACGAGCTGCGCGAGGAACTGGTGCACACGGTGCGCGGCTCGCTGTCGGACCTGGGCGACACCGCCGCCGACGACCTCGACTTCGAGATGTTCCTCGGCATGCGCTTCCTGCGGCAGTCCTCGCACGTCGAGGTGGCCTACCCGGTCGAGCTGCTGGAGTCGCGCGACGTCGACGGCCTCGAGCGGGCGTTCCGGACGAAGTACACGGCGATGTACGGCGAGGGGACCGACGGCGCCCGCGAGGACATCGAGGTCTCGTCGATCCGGCTGGACGCCATCCACCGGGTGCCGAAACCGCTGATCGTGCCACCACCCGCGGCGGGCGGACCGGCCGAGCGCCGATCGCGCGTGGTGCACCTGGCCGGGGGACCGGCGCCGGTCGACGTCGCCGACCTCGACTCGCTCACCGGCGGCACCTGGCTGGCCGGCCCGGCCGTGATCGAGGCGACCGACACGACGGTGCTCGTGCCGGCGGACTCGCGGGCGTACGTGGACGACTTCAGGACCGTCGTGGTGCATGTGGGCACCTGCCCGGACTCTTGCGGCGCGGCGGCCGGCGACGAGACGGGGGCGAACTGA
- a CDS encoding citryl-CoA lyase → MTNGEPDGVTRLGYAFGDRVQVHGYDLTEELLGSVSFTDMVGLLLTGSWPTASQRRLLDALLVVLIEHGMVAPVAVARLTYKNSPESLQGAVAASLLGAGSKHLGSSELCAHDLVAALDHGDTVAEQARWLVADALGGCRYVYGVGHSTHTEGDPRARRLFEIAEEEGVAGHQCALLREVRDELQRRTGKDRPVNVTGAIAAISLDLGLPWQITKSFALIGRCLGSLAHIREELENPLGPRLKRLLKDVATYEPPARVGSPAQEGSPAGPTKETTWTQD, encoded by the coding sequence GTGACGAACGGAGAACCGGACGGCGTCACGAGGCTCGGGTACGCCTTCGGCGACCGCGTCCAGGTGCACGGCTACGACCTCACCGAGGAGCTGCTCGGCTCGGTGTCGTTCACCGACATGGTGGGCCTGCTGCTGACCGGGTCGTGGCCGACGGCGTCGCAGCGGCGGCTGCTCGACGCGCTGCTGGTGGTCCTCATCGAGCACGGCATGGTGGCGCCCGTCGCCGTCGCGCGGCTCACCTACAAGAACAGCCCCGAGTCGCTGCAGGGCGCGGTGGCGGCGTCGCTGCTCGGCGCCGGCAGCAAGCACCTGGGCTCGTCGGAGCTGTGCGCCCACGACCTCGTCGCCGCCCTGGACCACGGTGACACCGTCGCCGAGCAGGCCCGCTGGCTGGTGGCCGACGCGCTGGGCGGGTGCCGCTACGTCTACGGCGTCGGCCACAGCACCCACACCGAGGGCGATCCGCGGGCACGGCGGCTGTTCGAGATCGCCGAGGAGGAGGGCGTCGCCGGCCACCAGTGCGCGCTGCTGCGGGAGGTGCGCGACGAGCTGCAGCGCAGGACCGGGAAGGACCGGCCGGTCAACGTGACGGGGGCGATCGCGGCGATCTCGCTCGACCTCGGCCTGCCGTGGCAGATCACGAAGAGCTTCGCGCTGATCGGCCGCTGCCTCGGGTCGCTGGCGCACATCCGCGAGGAACTGGAGAACCCGCTCGGCCCGCGGCTGAAGCGGCTGCTGAAGGACGTGGCGACGTACGAGCCGCCGGCCCGGGTGGGCTCGCCGGCGCAGGAGGGCTCGCCGGCCGGACCGACGAAGGAGACGACGTGGACACAGGACTGA
- a CDS encoding ABC transporter permease subunit: MSTEASATAAARRPSGTGTGAGTGAATAPRRRRRVELPWKEVLSLAIGAALWELIGRSADAAFFPPLSDVLVRLWELILSGDILTNLLGSLGNFALAFAFCIVVGVPVGMLMGLSYRLRAALDIYVNAFLTAPSLIFAPIFFAIFGLSRWSIVAVIVMYSLFIIIVSAEGAVRSVDASLKEMARSFNANRVQTFFKVLLPASLPLIFAGLRLGAGRGVKGMINGEMFIAAVGLGALLMSAGRGFDAATVLAVLLVIIVVALVIARLIQAIDARATAWLPSTDRKQS, translated from the coding sequence GTGAGCACCGAGGCCTCGGCGACGGCGGCGGCCCGGCGGCCGTCCGGCACCGGAACCGGCGCCGGAACCGGCGCCGCCACCGCGCCCCGCCGTCGCCGCCGGGTGGAGCTGCCGTGGAAGGAGGTCCTGTCGCTGGCCATCGGCGCGGCCCTCTGGGAGCTGATCGGCCGCAGCGCCGACGCGGCGTTCTTCCCGCCGCTGAGCGACGTGCTGGTGCGGCTGTGGGAGCTGATCCTCAGCGGCGACATCCTCACCAACCTGCTCGGCAGCCTCGGCAACTTCGCCCTGGCGTTCGCGTTCTGCATCGTGGTCGGCGTGCCGGTCGGCATGCTGATGGGGTTGTCGTACCGGCTGCGCGCGGCGCTGGACATCTACGTCAACGCGTTCCTGACGGCGCCGTCGCTGATCTTCGCGCCGATCTTCTTCGCCATCTTCGGGTTGTCGCGGTGGTCCATCGTCGCGGTCATCGTCATGTACTCGCTGTTCATCATCATCGTCAGTGCCGAGGGCGCGGTGCGCAGCGTGGACGCGTCGCTGAAGGAGATGGCCCGCTCGTTCAACGCCAACCGGGTGCAGACCTTCTTCAAGGTGCTGCTGCCGGCCTCGCTGCCGCTGATCTTCGCCGGGCTGCGGCTCGGCGCGGGCCGCGGCGTCAAGGGGATGATCAACGGCGAGATGTTCATCGCGGCGGTCGGGCTCGGCGCGCTGCTGATGTCGGCCGGCCGCGGCTTCGACGCCGCCACGGTGCTCGCGGTGCTGCTGGTCATCATCGTCGTCGCGCTGGTCATCGCCCGGCTCATCCAGGCGATCGACGCCCGCGCCACGGCCTGGCTGCCGTCCACCGACCGCAAACAGTCCTGA
- a CDS encoding ABC transporter ATP-binding protein encodes MISITNLTKIYPARGDAEPVLAIDDLSLSVAENEFLTVLGPSGCGKTTLLKILAGLVPWNTGEITIDGVPVDGPGDDRAMVFQSFALLPWASVLDNVAFGLMLRKVPRAERYEQARAMIRTVGLARFEKSLPRELSGGMQQRVGLARAMVMRPKVLLMDEPFSALDEQTRRYMQEELLGMWEAHKTTVIFITHSMEEAVFLGDRVVLLEPSPGRLHKIYDVPLARPRHDVEEDPEFGRITSELWRQIRAMSTVDVGAPAPVTS; translated from the coding sequence ATGATCTCCATCACCAACCTGACGAAGATCTATCCCGCCCGGGGCGACGCCGAGCCGGTGCTCGCGATCGACGACCTCTCGCTGTCCGTGGCGGAGAACGAGTTCCTCACCGTTCTCGGCCCGTCGGGCTGCGGCAAGACCACGCTGCTCAAGATCCTCGCCGGGCTGGTGCCCTGGAACACCGGCGAGATCACCATCGACGGCGTCCCGGTGGACGGGCCGGGCGACGACCGCGCGATGGTCTTCCAGAGCTTCGCGCTGCTGCCGTGGGCCAGCGTGCTCGACAACGTCGCATTCGGGCTCATGCTGCGCAAGGTGCCCAGGGCCGAGCGGTACGAGCAGGCCCGGGCCATGATCCGGACCGTCGGGCTGGCGCGGTTCGAGAAGAGCCTCCCGCGCGAGCTCTCCGGCGGCATGCAGCAGCGCGTGGGCCTCGCCCGGGCGATGGTCATGCGCCCGAAGGTGCTGCTCATGGACGAGCCGTTCAGCGCGCTGGACGAGCAGACCCGCCGCTACATGCAGGAGGAGCTGCTCGGCATGTGGGAGGCGCACAAGACGACGGTCATCTTCATCACGCACAGCATGGAGGAGGCCGTCTTCCTCGGCGACCGCGTGGTGCTGCTCGAGCCCAGCCCGGGGCGGCTGCACAAGATCTACGACGTCCCGCTCGCCCGGCCGCGGCACGACGTCGAGGAGGATCCGGAGTTCGGCCGGATCACCAGCGAGCTGTGGCGGCAGATCCGGGCCATGTCGACGGTGGACGTCGGCGCCCCGGCCCCGGTGACGTCGTGA
- a CDS encoding ABC transporter permease: MTGRPAPETPGAGPAGRRERRALWDRPWFLRSVTLFVFVAGWQVFAMINGGLMFPTAFGTIQSLGELLVDPELWSALWVSNQALLIGFPLAIVTGIPLGLYMGRARSAEKFVDPYMNILLVTPMAALTPLLLMSVGIGLTSRVIFVYIFALPMIVVHARTGIRQVDISLVEMSRSLRASELQIWRRIFIPSALPAIMTGIRIGTGRAVTGMILAELLLVSVGIGGMVLEFRGFFASEKLYAAVIIVVIESLLLVELARYAERRLAPWAVTGNERAGKE; encoded by the coding sequence ATGACCGGCCGACCGGCCCCGGAGACGCCCGGAGCCGGCCCGGCAGGCCGGCGGGAACGGCGAGCGCTCTGGGACCGGCCCTGGTTCCTGCGCAGCGTGACGCTGTTCGTGTTCGTCGCCGGGTGGCAGGTGTTCGCCATGATCAACGGCGGGCTGATGTTCCCCACGGCGTTCGGGACGATCCAGAGCCTCGGCGAGCTGCTGGTCGACCCGGAGCTGTGGTCGGCGCTGTGGGTGAGCAACCAGGCGCTGCTCATCGGCTTCCCGCTGGCGATCGTCACGGGGATCCCGCTCGGGCTGTACATGGGCCGGGCGCGGTCGGCGGAGAAGTTCGTCGACCCGTACATGAACATCCTGCTCGTCACGCCGATGGCGGCTTTGACGCCGTTGCTGCTGATGTCGGTGGGCATCGGACTGACGTCCCGGGTCATCTTCGTCTACATCTTCGCGCTGCCGATGATCGTGGTGCACGCGCGCACCGGAATTCGCCAGGTCGACATCTCGCTCGTGGAGATGTCGCGTTCTCTGCGGGCGTCGGAACTGCAGATCTGGCGGCGGATCTTCATTCCGTCGGCGCTACCGGCGATCATGACCGGAATTCGCATCGGGACCGGGCGTGCGGTCACCGGAATGATCCTCGCGGAACTCCTTCTCGTCTCGGTCGGAATCGGCGGGATGGTGCTCGAGTTCCGCGGCTTCTTCGCCTCGGAGAAGTTGTACGCCGCCGTGATCATCGTCGTGATCGAGTCACTGCTTCTCGTCGAGCTCGCCCGCTATGCCGAACGCCGGCTCGCGCCCTGGGCGGTCACCGGAAACGAAAGGGCAGGAAAAGAATGA